One part of the Brevundimonas sp. NIBR11 genome encodes these proteins:
- the ppk2 gene encoding polyphosphate kinase 2: protein MGKKDDYDTELEALQIELVATQAWAIEKGLKVLVVFEGRDTAGKDGALKRITEYASPRQTRVVALPKPTERETSQWYFQRYAPHLPAAGELVLFNRSWYNRAGVEPVMGFCTPEQHEQFLDDAPRFEKMLTASGIILIKFWLDISKQEQAKRLADRMTDPLKRFKVSSLDAEAQARWDAYTEARDRMLAETHTRDAPWTIVATDDKKTARLNIIRHILQRLDRPDGKSSKPDKDVVFAADQAKGKLDA, encoded by the coding sequence ATGGGCAAGAAGGACGACTACGACACCGAGCTTGAGGCGCTCCAGATCGAACTGGTCGCCACCCAGGCCTGGGCGATCGAGAAGGGACTGAAGGTCCTCGTCGTCTTCGAGGGCCGCGACACCGCCGGCAAGGACGGCGCGCTGAAGCGGATCACCGAATACGCCTCTCCGCGCCAGACCCGCGTCGTCGCCCTGCCCAAGCCGACCGAGCGCGAAACCAGCCAGTGGTATTTCCAGCGCTACGCCCCCCACCTGCCCGCGGCGGGCGAGCTCGTCCTGTTCAACCGCTCCTGGTACAACCGCGCGGGCGTCGAGCCGGTCATGGGCTTCTGCACCCCGGAACAGCACGAACAGTTCCTCGACGACGCCCCGCGCTTCGAGAAGATGCTGACCGCTTCCGGCATCATCCTGATCAAATTCTGGCTCGACATCTCCAAGCAGGAACAGGCCAAACGCCTGGCCGACCGGATGACCGACCCGCTGAAGCGCTTCAAGGTCTCGTCACTTGACGCCGAGGCCCAGGCCCGCTGGGACGCCTACACCGAGGCCCGAGACCGCATGCTGGCCGAGACCCACACCAGGGACGCCCCCTGGACCATCGTCGCCACAGACGACAAGAAGACCGCCCGCCTCAACATCATCCGCCACATCCTCCAGCGCCTCGACCGACCCGACGGCAAGTCGTCCAAGCCGGACAAGGACGTCGTCTTCGCTGCTGATCAGGCGAAGGGAAAGCTGGACGCCTAG
- a CDS encoding serine hydrolase domain-containing protein: MIMTRRQMMAAATAAALTTATAAKARDDNGLDAALQTAFDGGQTPALGGMVVGPDGASWMGAKGVRHTGGAAVGPDDLWHLGSNTKAMTAAVYGRLVDKGQASWSATLGEALPDTAMDPVWKVVPVKQIMAHRAGLADATALGQAWLMTARADPASLPEQRRALTATMLASPPAGAPGAFGYANSNYILIGAIIERITGGSWEDAMRAELFEPLGITTGGFGAPQGDQPWGHGAGEGVDPSGPVTDNPPALGPAGTVHMSLSDYGRFLRVFLSDGAGWLKPETLAVLMTPVGEGAPPYAGGWIVPPGQPWAQGPCLTHDGSNTMWYASTWIAPGIGKAFVAVSNDAQRGRSACQALIPGLIQAI; this comes from the coding sequence ATGATCATGACCCGCCGACAGATGATGGCCGCCGCGACGGCCGCCGCCCTGACCACCGCCACCGCCGCAAAGGCGCGGGACGACAACGGTCTGGACGCCGCCCTCCAGACCGCGTTCGACGGCGGGCAGACGCCGGCGCTCGGCGGCATGGTGGTGGGGCCGGACGGCGCGAGCTGGATGGGCGCGAAGGGCGTCAGACATACGGGCGGCGCTGCCGTCGGACCCGACGACCTGTGGCATCTTGGATCGAACACCAAGGCGATGACGGCGGCGGTCTATGGTCGGCTGGTGGACAAGGGGCAGGCGTCCTGGAGCGCGACGCTCGGCGAGGCCCTGCCCGACACGGCGATGGACCCGGTCTGGAAAGTCGTGCCCGTCAAGCAGATCATGGCCCATCGCGCGGGCTTGGCCGACGCCACCGCGCTCGGACAGGCCTGGCTGATGACGGCGCGCGCCGATCCGGCATCCCTGCCAGAGCAAAGGCGAGCGCTGACGGCGACGATGCTGGCCTCGCCACCGGCTGGCGCGCCCGGCGCCTTCGGCTACGCCAACAGCAACTATATCCTGATCGGCGCCATCATCGAGCGGATCACCGGAGGGTCCTGGGAGGACGCCATGCGGGCGGAACTGTTCGAACCGCTAGGCATCACGACCGGAGGCTTCGGCGCGCCGCAGGGAGACCAGCCATGGGGGCACGGCGCCGGCGAGGGCGTCGATCCCAGCGGTCCCGTGACCGACAATCCGCCGGCGCTCGGCCCGGCCGGGACGGTCCACATGAGCTTGTCCGACTATGGACGCTTCCTGCGGGTCTTCCTGAGCGACGGCGCCGGCTGGCTGAAGCCCGAGACGCTGGCCGTGCTGATGACGCCGGTCGGCGAGGGCGCGCCGCCTTACGCAGGGGGCTGGATCGTTCCGCCGGGCCAGCCGTGGGCGCAAGGACCCTGCCTGACGCACGATGGGTCGAACACGATGTGGTACGCGTCGACCTGGATCGCACCGGGGATCGGCAAGGCTTTCGTGGCCGTCTCGAACGACGCGCAGCGCGGGAGGTCGGCGTGCCAGGCTCTGATCCCGGGCCTCATTCAGGCGATCTGA
- a CDS encoding extensin family protein produces the protein MKRDFADFWNLMWELALGVCAAFALLNVFAPPQDLPWKPLDLNHPVGQATEAKVADFEVPFAAPPEQVRGATDACLQTLRDAGVQVRRADDRDDGGFCQVRGAVTITGGAVTPLKPGGLTMQCPLAVRYVIWDRQVLQPAAQSIYGSRAVAVNNFGTYSCRRIYGSTDVQDRPSEHARANALDVASVTLADGRTVSVLNDWSGQGPNGTEGSGFLRRLRDGACRVFSTVLTPDYNEAHKDHLHLDGAPRGLCVTAPRP, from the coding sequence ATGAAGCGCGATTTCGCCGATTTCTGGAACCTGATGTGGGAGCTGGCGCTGGGGGTCTGCGCGGCCTTCGCCCTGCTCAACGTCTTCGCCCCGCCGCAGGACCTGCCGTGGAAGCCGCTGGACCTGAACCATCCGGTCGGTCAGGCGACGGAGGCCAAGGTCGCGGACTTCGAAGTTCCCTTCGCCGCGCCGCCGGAACAGGTCCGAGGGGCGACCGACGCCTGTCTCCAGACGCTGAGGGACGCCGGGGTCCAGGTGCGGCGGGCCGATGACCGGGATGACGGCGGATTCTGCCAGGTTCGAGGCGCGGTCACGATCACCGGTGGGGCTGTGACGCCGCTGAAACCCGGCGGTCTGACCATGCAGTGCCCATTGGCCGTGCGCTATGTGATCTGGGATCGGCAGGTGCTGCAGCCGGCCGCGCAGTCGATCTATGGCTCCAGAGCTGTCGCGGTGAACAACTTCGGGACCTATTCATGCCGCCGCATCTATGGCTCCACCGACGTTCAGGACCGGCCCAGCGAGCATGCGCGGGCCAATGCGCTGGACGTCGCCTCGGTGACGCTGGCGGACGGCCGGACAGTGTCGGTTCTGAACGACTGGAGCGGACAAGGTCCCAACGGAACAGAGGGTTCCGGCTTCCTGAGGCGCCTCCGTGACGGGGCCTGCCGGGTGTTTTCGACGGTCCTGACGCCCGACTACAATGAGGCGCATAAGGATCATCTTCACCTCGATGGAGCCCCTCGGGGGCTGTGTGTGACCGCGCCTCGTCCATAG
- a CDS encoding cold-shock protein produces MATGTVKWFNPTKGFGFIQPESGGADVFVHITAVQKAGLTGLDENAKVSYELESQRGKTSAVDLKLL; encoded by the coding sequence ATGGCGACCGGTACGGTCAAGTGGTTCAACCCCACGAAAGGCTTCGGCTTCATCCAGCCGGAAAGCGGCGGCGCCGATGTGTTCGTTCACATCACCGCCGTTCAGAAGGCTGGCCTGACGGGCCTCGATGAAAACGCCAAGGTGTCGTACGAGCTGGAATCCCAGCGCGGCAAGACCTCGGCTGTCGACCTGAAGCTTCTCTGA
- a CDS encoding DMT family transporter — protein MPAAAPSRLIPLIVVLVSASILGLAPILVRLTETGPAAAGFWRLLFALPLLLILIGRPGGEGFGRPSKWMLLAGLFFAMDLSFWHYGIVMTSVANATVLCNLTPVVVTLVGWFVFKERPARLFIVALALAMGGAFAMAAGAAPGQGTNPVLGDIFSVSVALWYSGYFLTVKQARTTAGALRITFWATVAGVPVMGAAALLLGENMIPATAAGWAACVGMGVMHVAGQGGVAWALGKLPASITAVTILIQPIVAAALGWLIFGETLAPVQALGGVLVLAAIVLAQWSNRSKSKTGAAPEGTAPA, from the coding sequence ATGCCTGCCGCCGCCCCCTCCCGCCTGATCCCCCTGATCGTGGTGCTGGTCTCCGCCAGCATCCTGGGCCTCGCGCCCATTCTCGTGCGCCTGACCGAAACCGGCCCGGCGGCGGCGGGGTTCTGGCGACTGCTCTTCGCCCTCCCCCTCCTGCTGATCCTCATCGGCCGCCCCGGCGGCGAAGGCTTCGGCCGCCCGTCGAAATGGATGCTCCTCGCCGGCCTCTTCTTCGCGATGGATCTCAGCTTCTGGCACTACGGCATCGTCATGACCTCGGTCGCCAACGCCACGGTCCTCTGCAACCTCACTCCGGTCGTCGTCACCCTGGTCGGCTGGTTCGTGTTCAAGGAGCGGCCCGCCCGTCTCTTCATCGTCGCGCTTGCGCTCGCCATGGGCGGGGCCTTCGCCATGGCGGCCGGCGCCGCGCCCGGTCAGGGGACCAACCCGGTGCTGGGCGACATCTTCTCGGTCTCGGTCGCCCTTTGGTACTCGGGCTATTTCCTGACGGTGAAACAGGCCCGGACCACCGCCGGCGCCCTGCGCATTACCTTCTGGGCCACGGTCGCGGGCGTCCCCGTCATGGGCGCGGCCGCCCTGCTGCTGGGGGAAAACATGATCCCCGCCACCGCCGCAGGATGGGCCGCCTGTGTCGGCATGGGCGTCATGCATGTGGCCGGTCAGGGGGGCGTGGCCTGGGCGCTCGGCAAGCTGCCTGCCTCCATCACCGCCGTCACCATCCTGATCCAGCCGATCGTCGCCGCCGCCCTTGGCTGGCTGATCTTCGGCGAGACCCTGGCCCCGGTTCAGGCCCTCGGCGGCGTCCTGGTCCTCGCCGCCATCGTCCTGGCCCAATGGAGCAATCGCTCCAAAAGCAAAACGGGCGCGGCTCCCGAAGGAACCGCGCCCGCCTAG
- the gluQRS gene encoding tRNA glutamyl-Q(34) synthetase GluQRS: MTFVTRFAPSPTGLLHRGHAFSALTAFTASQAASGRFLLRIEDTDFTRCRPAYEEALLDDLRWLGLQWEQPVRRQSEHRADYDAALDRLREMGVLYRCFRTRKELMALAGMAPHADDPADAHAFAGGPLAPDEEAEKLASGQPFAWRLSLAAARDRLGGFEHLTWIEEAADHGMKTATPERLGDMVLGRKDIGAGYVIASVVDDALQDVTHIIRGEDLIQTTSIQRVLQALLGLPTPVYRHHRLLLGPDGKRYAKRDGSVTLAALREAGVTAQELREELGF, from the coding sequence TTGACCTTCGTCACCCGCTTCGCGCCTTCGCCGACGGGCCTCCTGCATCGCGGCCACGCCTTTTCCGCCCTGACGGCCTTCACGGCCTCGCAGGCGGCGAGCGGTCGCTTCCTTCTCCGCATCGAGGACACCGACTTCACCCGCTGTCGTCCGGCCTATGAAGAGGCCCTCCTCGACGACCTCAGATGGCTGGGCCTCCAGTGGGAACAGCCGGTCCGCCGCCAGTCCGAACATCGCGCCGACTACGATGCGGCTCTGGATCGCCTGCGCGAGATGGGCGTCCTCTACCGCTGCTTCCGGACGCGCAAGGAACTGATGGCGCTGGCCGGCATGGCCCCGCACGCCGACGATCCCGCCGACGCCCACGCTTTCGCCGGCGGCCCTCTCGCCCCCGACGAAGAGGCCGAAAAGCTCGCCTCGGGCCAGCCCTTCGCCTGGCGTCTGTCCCTCGCGGCCGCCCGCGACCGCCTCGGCGGGTTCGAGCATCTGACCTGGATCGAGGAGGCCGCCGATCATGGGATGAAGACAGCGACGCCCGAACGGCTCGGCGACATGGTCCTGGGCCGCAAGGACATCGGCGCCGGCTACGTCATCGCCTCTGTCGTCGATGACGCCCTGCAAGACGTGACCCACATCATCCGGGGCGAGGACCTGATTCAGACCACCTCGATCCAGCGTGTGCTGCAGGCCCTCCTGGGTTTGCCGACGCCGGTGTATCGCCACCACCGGCTGCTGCTGGGACCGGATGGGAAACGGTATGCGAAGCGCGACGGGTCGGTGACCTTGGCGGCCCTGCGCGAGGCTGGGGTGACGGCGCAGGAGTTGAGGGAGGAACTGGGCTTCTGA
- a CDS encoding cupin domain-containing protein, which produces MPTFAELLHPFPVDRFMSEHLGRKPLHLPAAGNASRALIDWAGFNVLLNQTSSWTSQNLKLVMNSEPIPEDQYCSTVQTQSGPSHRPQPARVEVLLSAGASLVGNDVQWRTSALSAVTEMLGRTFAASVGANAYCSFGGVQAFASHYDAHDVFAIHMEGEKTWRLYANQEDTPVTMPPGDPRAAFEARRGALMQEIRMKPGDLLYLPRGWYHDALADGDRSSASLHISFSVTPLYGRILFTLLERAAMTDPAFRTYFPPAEKDGGRALADHLEDLGRRLAVLSKHPALVSELAQMQHALTPRPASYELPARKPLTLYQRTAVAAPVFHGPVAIAMHWMFDQQRFALEDLLAQFDGIPVEALRAGVARAEQAGAIRRL; this is translated from the coding sequence ATGCCGACGTTCGCCGAGCTGCTTCACCCCTTCCCGGTCGATCGCTTCATGAGCGAGCACCTGGGGCGCAAACCCCTGCACCTGCCGGCCGCGGGCAACGCCAGCCGCGCCCTCATCGACTGGGCCGGCTTCAACGTCCTTCTGAACCAGACCTCCAGCTGGACCAGCCAGAACCTCAAACTGGTGATGAACAGTGAGCCGATCCCTGAGGATCAGTATTGTTCAACGGTTCAGACCCAGTCTGGCCCCTCGCACCGCCCCCAGCCGGCTCGGGTCGAAGTCCTTCTGTCCGCCGGCGCCAGCCTGGTCGGCAATGACGTTCAGTGGCGCACATCTGCCCTGTCGGCGGTGACAGAGATGCTGGGCCGCACCTTCGCGGCCTCTGTCGGCGCCAACGCCTACTGCTCCTTCGGCGGGGTTCAGGCCTTCGCCAGCCACTATGACGCCCACGACGTCTTCGCGATCCATATGGAGGGTGAGAAGACCTGGCGTCTCTATGCGAACCAGGAGGACACGCCGGTCACCATGCCGCCCGGCGATCCTCGCGCGGCCTTCGAGGCCCGGCGCGGCGCCCTGATGCAGGAAATCCGGATGAAGCCCGGCGACCTCCTCTACCTGCCGCGCGGCTGGTATCACGACGCCCTCGCCGACGGAGACCGATCGTCGGCCTCGCTCCACATCAGCTTCTCGGTCACGCCCCTCTACGGCCGCATCCTCTTCACCCTCCTGGAACGGGCGGCGATGACGGACCCGGCGTTCCGCACCTATTTTCCGCCCGCCGAAAAGGACGGAGGCAGGGCCCTCGCCGATCACCTCGAGGATCTGGGACGCCGCCTCGCCGTCTTGAGCAAACATCCGGCCCTGGTCAGCGAGCTGGCCCAGATGCAGCACGCCCTCACGCCCCGCCCGGCGTCCTACGAACTGCCGGCGCGCAAACCCCTCACCCTGTATCAGCGCACCGCCGTCGCGGCGCCCGTCTTCCACGGACCGGTGGCGATCGCCATGCACTGGATGTTCGATCAGCAGCGTTTCGCCCTGGAGGATCTGCTGGCCCAGTTCGACGGCATACCTGTAGAGGCGCTCCGGGCGGGGGTGGCGCGCGCCGAACAGGCCGGGGCGATCCGTCGGCTTTGA
- a CDS encoding DNA-3-methyladenine glycosylase 2 family protein codes for MPLTPEELIVAREQLVRLDPALARAHAQTPLFEWRRGDHGFLGLFRMIVDQQVSMASAASVWARLQAGLGEITPESLLAHDLESLRGMGLSRQKATYGQGIARAQLDGTVDLEHLSTLDDEAAIAALVSLKGVGSWTAEAYLLICDGRTDVFPGGDIALQEAIKWADRLEHRPDTKAAYARAEIWRPHRGAAAHLLWAWYLGVKAGEIVLDPPST; via the coding sequence ATGCCCCTCACGCCTGAAGAATTGATCGTCGCGCGCGAGCAACTGGTGCGGCTCGATCCGGCGCTGGCGCGAGCCCATGCCCAGACGCCGTTGTTCGAGTGGCGACGGGGAGATCACGGGTTCCTGGGGCTGTTCCGGATGATCGTGGATCAGCAGGTGTCGATGGCCTCGGCTGCCTCGGTCTGGGCGCGGTTGCAGGCGGGGCTGGGGGAGATCACGCCGGAGAGCCTGCTGGCGCACGACTTGGAGAGCCTGAGGGGGATGGGTTTGTCGCGGCAGAAGGCGACCTATGGTCAGGGGATCGCCCGGGCCCAGCTGGACGGGACGGTCGATCTGGAACACCTGTCGACGCTGGACGACGAGGCCGCGATCGCGGCCCTGGTGTCACTGAAGGGCGTGGGGTCGTGGACGGCCGAGGCCTACCTCCTGATCTGCGACGGGCGGACGGATGTCTTCCCGGGCGGAGATATCGCGCTGCAGGAAGCGATCAAGTGGGCGGATCGGCTGGAGCACAGGCCGGACACCAAGGCGGCCTATGCGCGCGCAGAGATATGGCGGCCGCACCGGGGCGCCGCCGCGCATCTGCTGTGGGCCTGGTACCTTGGGGTGAAGGCCGGTGAGATCGTGCTAGACCCCCCTTCGACGTAG
- a CDS encoding trimeric intracellular cation channel family protein, protein MSPALTHPETVLGALDFAGVAVFAATGALAAAREKHDLVTFAFFAAITGVGGGTLRDLLIGAPVFWVQDWRYIAVCLGGALAVWLVGAGEWRFRALLWLDAIGLGAYGVLGAAKAEAFGVPPLICIVMGALTACFGGIVRDILAGQPSILLRREITISAALLAATLYVVARQLGLDHWPAALIAAPIGFALRAGALAWGWSLPAFPGGFIRKGSS, encoded by the coding sequence ATCAGCCCCGCCCTGACGCACCCGGAGACGGTGCTGGGCGCGCTCGACTTCGCGGGCGTGGCGGTGTTCGCCGCGACCGGGGCGCTGGCCGCCGCGCGGGAAAAGCACGACCTCGTCACCTTCGCCTTCTTCGCGGCCATCACGGGCGTGGGCGGGGGGACTCTGCGGGATCTGTTGATCGGGGCGCCGGTCTTCTGGGTGCAGGACTGGCGATACATCGCGGTCTGTCTCGGCGGGGCGCTGGCGGTCTGGCTGGTGGGCGCCGGCGAGTGGCGGTTCCGGGCCTTGCTCTGGCTCGATGCCATCGGGCTGGGAGCCTATGGCGTGCTCGGCGCGGCCAAGGCCGAGGCGTTCGGGGTGCCGCCGCTGATCTGCATCGTGATGGGCGCGCTGACGGCCTGTTTCGGCGGGATCGTGCGGGACATCCTGGCGGGGCAGCCGTCGATCCTGCTGCGGCGCGAGATCACCATCTCGGCGGCCCTGCTGGCGGCGACCCTCTATGTGGTGGCGCGTCAGTTGGGACTGGACCACTGGCCGGCGGCCTTGATCGCCGCGCCGATCGGATTCGCGCTCAGGGCCGGCGCCCTGGCCTGGGGTTGGAGCCTGCCGGCCTTCCCCGGCGGGTTCATCCGCAAGGGCTCGTCATGA